In Suttonella indologenes, one genomic interval encodes:
- the glpK gene encoding glycerol kinase GlpK — MTKYVIALDQGTTSSRAIIFNHQGEIVNVAQKDFTQHFPEPGWVEHNPEAIWSTQLSVMQEAIAKARVREDEIAAVGITNQRETTMIWDRKTGEPIARAIVWQDRRTARYCDSLKEEHGEFIRKKTGLVIDAYFSASKVRWLLDNVEGAREKAEKGELAFGTVDSWLVWRLTEGKVHVTDPSNASRTMLFNIHTMQWDDELLELFQVPKSLLPEVKSSSEIYGYVDSRYILGGKVPIAGIAGDQQAALFGQMCTKKGMVKNTYGTGCFLLMNTGEEVVESKNNLLSTVAWKIGDKITYALEGGVFVGGAAIQWVRDGLRAIRTSDAINSLAATVEDNGGVYFVPCLAGMGAPYWDQYARGTIIGITRGTTDAHIARATLEGIALQVHDIVRAMEKDIGQETQEFRVDGGASASDLLMQIQADVFQFDIIRPKVLETTALGAAYLAGLAVGFWNSTEEISDQWQRDRSFSPEMEKEKLEKILRYWNKAVKAAQQWVEE, encoded by the coding sequence ATGACAAAATACGTGATTGCCCTTGACCAAGGCACCACTTCTTCGCGTGCGATTATATTTAATCACCAAGGAGAAATCGTAAACGTTGCACAAAAAGATTTCACGCAGCATTTTCCGGAGCCGGGCTGGGTAGAACATAACCCCGAGGCGATTTGGAGTACGCAGCTTTCCGTCATGCAGGAAGCGATTGCCAAAGCGCGGGTGCGTGAAGATGAAATCGCGGCGGTGGGGATTACCAACCAACGCGAAACCACGATGATTTGGGACAGAAAAACCGGCGAACCGATTGCGCGCGCGATTGTCTGGCAAGACCGCCGCACCGCGCGCTATTGCGACAGCTTGAAAGAAGAACACGGAGAGTTCATCCGCAAAAAAACAGGATTGGTCATCGATGCCTATTTCTCCGCCAGCAAAGTGCGTTGGCTTTTGGATAATGTCGAAGGCGCGCGCGAGAAAGCGGAAAAAGGCGAATTGGCATTCGGCACGGTGGACAGCTGGCTGGTATGGCGTTTGACCGAAGGCAAAGTGCATGTAACCGACCCGAGTAATGCCAGCCGTACCATGTTGTTCAACATTCACACCATGCAATGGGATGATGAATTGCTCGAACTCTTCCAAGTGCCTAAATCGCTGCTACCGGAAGTCAAATCTTCCAGCGAAATTTACGGCTATGTCGATAGTCGCTACATTCTGGGCGGCAAAGTGCCGATTGCAGGGATTGCCGGCGACCAACAAGCGGCTTTATTCGGACAAATGTGTACCAAAAAAGGCATGGTCAAAAACACCTACGGCACCGGCTGCTTCTTGCTGATGAATACCGGTGAGGAAGTGGTGGAATCGAAAAACAATCTGCTTTCGACCGTTGCTTGGAAAATCGGCGATAAAATCACTTATGCGCTGGAAGGCGGCGTATTCGTAGGTGGAGCGGCCATTCAATGGGTGCGCGACGGCTTGCGTGCCATCCGTACCTCCGATGCGATTAACAGCTTGGCGGCAACCGTTGAAGACAACGGCGGCGTCTATTTCGTACCTTGCTTGGCGGGCATGGGCGCACCTTATTGGGATCAATACGCGCGCGGCACCATCATCGGCATCACGCGCGGCACCACCGACGCCCACATCGCACGCGCGACCTTAGAAGGCATTGCTCTGCAAGTGCATGACATCGTGCGGGCAATGGAAAAAGACATTGGTCAGGAAACCCAAGAATTCCGTGTTGACGGCGGCGCATCTGCCAGTGATTTGCTCATGCAAATTCAAGCCGATGTCTTCCAATTCGATATTATTCGTCCGAAAGTATTGGAAACCACTGCTTTAGGAGCCGCCTATTTGGCAGGTTTGGCAGTCGGTTTCTGGAACAGTACCGAAGAAATCAGCGACCAATGGCAGCGAGATCGCAGTTTCAGTCCTGAGATGGAAAAAGAAAAACTGGAAAAAATCTTGCGCTATTGGAACAAAGCAGTGAAAGCGGCACAACAGTGGGTTGAGGAGTAA
- a CDS encoding MIP/aquaporin family protein, protein MSPFMSELVGTMILILLGNGVVANVVLKGTKGNSSGWIVITTAWAFAVYVAVLVSGASGAHLNPAVTIGLAAAGKFAWGSVVPYIIAQFIGSALGALLVYTVYIDHFKVTEDEGAKRACFCTEPAIRNYRNNFISEVIGTFVLIFVILYIVGAEFAPGTADATPIGLGSLGALPVALLVWSIGLSLGGTTGYAINPARDNAPRAVLTFIGSKFNTRPDWEYGWIPCAGPVAGAILAAIVYHIFN, encoded by the coding sequence ATGAGTCCTTTTATGTCAGAACTCGTCGGTACCATGATTTTGATATTGTTAGGTAATGGTGTGGTGGCAAACGTCGTACTGAAAGGCACCAAAGGTAACAGCAGCGGCTGGATTGTGATTACCACCGCTTGGGCATTTGCCGTTTATGTTGCAGTCTTGGTATCAGGCGCTTCAGGCGCGCATCTCAATCCGGCGGTGACCATCGGTTTGGCGGCAGCCGGCAAATTTGCCTGGGGCAGCGTCGTACCTTATATCATCGCGCAATTCATCGGCAGTGCTTTGGGCGCTTTGTTGGTCTATACCGTGTATATCGACCATTTCAAAGTAACGGAAGATGAGGGCGCTAAACGTGCATGCTTCTGCACCGAGCCTGCCATCCGCAATTACCGCAACAACTTCATCAGCGAAGTCATCGGCACGTTCGTTTTGATATTCGTCATTCTTTACATTGTCGGCGCGGAATTCGCTCCCGGCACGGCGGACGCAACGCCTATCGGCTTAGGCTCATTGGGTGCTTTACCGGTCGCGCTCTTAGTGTGGTCAATCGGTTTGAGCTTAGGCGGAACCACAGGTTATGCCATCAACCCGGCACGTGATAATGCGCCGCGCGCGGTATTAACCTTCATCGGCAGCAAATTCAACACCCGTCCGGATTGGGAATACGGCTGGATTCCATGTGCCGGTCCTGTCGCAGGTGCTATTTTAGCCGCCATCGTTTATCATATTTTTAATTAG
- the dhaK gene encoding dihydroxyacetone kinase subunit DhaK translates to MKKLINRVETVLTEQLQGFVSAHDGLKLHSDPTFITRKDAPIADKVALVSGGGSGHEPMHCGFIGDGMLDGGVPGEIFTSPTPDQVLACAQAVDAGKGVLLIVKNYTGDVLNFETATELAQDLDIDVGFVLVDDDVAVKDSTWTTGRRGVANTVIMEKLLGAAARDGVSLDELVQLGKHINNEGFSIGIALDACTVPAAGKPSFILTENEIEFGVGIHGEPGIERRQYQNLDTVVDQMFATLIENGTYSRTLRNWNRESRAWDEEISEKSPLKSGDKVIALVNNLGSVPVSELYGVYHRLQQRCAEQGIEIARSLVGSYCTSLDMQGISITLTRVDDMLLKYWDAPVKTPGMTW, encoded by the coding sequence ATGAAAAAACTCATTAACCGTGTAGAAACTGTTTTAACGGAACAATTGCAAGGCTTTGTCAGCGCCCATGACGGATTGAAATTACACAGCGACCCAACTTTCATCACCAGAAAAGACGCGCCGATAGCCGATAAAGTCGCCTTGGTCAGCGGCGGCGGCAGCGGACACGAACCCATGCACTGCGGCTTTATCGGCGACGGCATGTTAGACGGCGGTGTGCCCGGAGAAATCTTTACCTCGCCCACGCCCGACCAAGTATTGGCCTGCGCGCAAGCGGTCGATGCCGGCAAAGGCGTATTGCTGATTGTGAAAAACTACACCGGCGACGTGCTTAATTTTGAAACCGCCACCGAATTGGCACAAGATTTAGACATAGATGTTGGTTTTGTACTGGTTGATGACGACGTTGCGGTTAAAGACAGCACGTGGACGACAGGACGACGCGGCGTTGCCAATACCGTCATCATGGAAAAACTCCTCGGCGCAGCGGCGCGCGACGGCGTCAGTCTTGACGAATTGGTGCAACTCGGCAAACACATCAATAACGAAGGCTTCTCCATCGGTATCGCCCTAGACGCCTGCACCGTGCCGGCAGCCGGCAAACCGTCTTTCATATTGACGGAAAACGAAATCGAATTTGGCGTCGGCATACACGGCGAGCCTGGCATCGAACGCCGTCAATATCAAAATCTTGATACCGTCGTCGATCAAATGTTCGCTACCTTGATTGAAAATGGCACCTACAGCCGCACCCTGCGCAACTGGAACAGAGAAAGTCGCGCTTGGGACGAAGAAATCAGCGAGAAAAGTCCGTTGAAAAGCGGCGATAAAGTCATTGCCTTAGTGAACAATCTCGGCAGCGTACCGGTATCAGAACTGTACGGCGTCTATCATCGTCTGCAGCAGCGCTGCGCAGAACAGGGCATTGAAATTGCCCGCAGTCTTGTCGGTTCTTACTGCACCTCGCTGGATATGCAAGGCATCTCCATTACCTTAACCCGCGTGGACGACATGCTTCTCAAATACTGGGATGCGCCGGTCAAAACCCCCGGCATGACTTGGTGA
- the aroG gene encoding 3-deoxy-7-phosphoheptulonate synthase AroG — protein MKNTDDLRITQIRELLPPIALLEKYPLSQAAAEVTQNTRDKIHAMLHGQDRRLLVIIGPCSIHDTELAKDYARRLLPLREQYQDSLEIVMRVYFEKPRTTVGWKGFLNDPFLDGSFAINDGLRHARHLLLSLNEMGMPVATEFLDMITPQYIADMVAWGAIGARTTESQVHRQLASGLSCPVGFKNATNGDMQIAVDAIASANAPHAFLSVTKFGHSAIVNTKGNEDAHIILRGGSKAPNYDAQSVADCEALLEKTGLPAKIMIDFSHANSLKQYERQMLVGADVCAQIQAGNAAIFGVMIESHLVAGSQKLIDGKAEVYGQSITDACIGWEDTEKILAELAQAAKARMV, from the coding sequence ATGAAAAATACAGATGATTTGCGCATTACCCAAATTCGCGAACTATTGCCGCCGATTGCTTTGCTGGAAAAATATCCCCTAAGCCAAGCGGCGGCGGAAGTTACGCAAAACACGCGCGATAAAATTCATGCCATGCTGCACGGGCAAGACCGCCGTTTACTGGTCATTATCGGACCTTGCTCGATTCATGATACCGAGCTGGCGAAAGATTACGCCCGCCGCTTGCTGCCGCTGCGCGAGCAATATCAAGACAGCCTTGAAATCGTTATGCGGGTCTATTTTGAAAAACCGCGCACCACGGTCGGTTGGAAAGGCTTTTTAAACGATCCTTTCTTAGACGGCAGCTTTGCCATCAATGACGGCTTGCGCCACGCCCGACATCTATTATTATCGCTCAATGAAATGGGCATGCCGGTGGCGACCGAATTTTTAGACATGATTACCCCGCAATACATTGCCGATATGGTTGCATGGGGCGCAATCGGCGCGCGTACCACCGAAAGTCAAGTGCACCGCCAATTGGCATCGGGCTTATCCTGCCCCGTAGGCTTTAAAAACGCCACTAACGGCGACATGCAGATAGCCGTTGATGCCATCGCTTCCGCCAATGCGCCGCACGCCTTTTTATCCGTGACCAAATTCGGGCATTCCGCCATTGTGAACACCAAAGGCAATGAAGATGCACATATTATCCTGCGCGGCGGCAGCAAAGCGCCGAATTACGATGCGCAATCGGTCGCCGACTGCGAAGCCCTATTGGAAAAAACAGGACTGCCGGCAAAAATTATGATTGATTTCAGTCACGCCAATTCCTTAAAGCAATATGAGCGGCAAATGCTGGTCGGTGCAGATGTCTGCGCGCAAATCCAAGCGGGAAATGCGGCGATTTTCGGCGTGATGATTGAAAGCCATTTGGTCGCCGGCAGCCAAAAATTGATTGACGGCAAAGCGGAAGTTTATGGACAAAGCATTACCGATGCCTGCATCGGTTGGGAAGATACCGAGAAAATTCTTGCCGAATTGGCACAAGCCGCCAAAGCGAGAATGGTATGA
- the azu gene encoding azurin — translation MKKLMISTLLAALSMNAMAQEAAKAEEAAAAGADKCAITISGDDAMKFDVKEFSINKSECPEFTVHLKHVGKLPAVAMGHNVVVTKKADMEAVAKDAIAAGPAKGYIKEGDERIVAHTKLIGGGQEDSVTFKTEGLEAGTEYEFFCSFPGHYAVMKGGITVSE, via the coding sequence ATGAAAAAATTGATGATTTCAACATTATTGGCTGCTTTAAGCATGAACGCGATGGCGCAAGAGGCTGCAAAAGCCGAAGAAGCTGCAGCAGCCGGTGCTGACAAATGCGCTATCACTATTTCTGGTGACGATGCGATGAAATTCGACGTGAAAGAATTCAGCATCAATAAAAGCGAATGCCCTGAATTCACCGTACATTTGAAACATGTCGGTAAATTGCCTGCGGTGGCAATGGGACACAATGTGGTAGTAACCAAAAAAGCCGATATGGAAGCCGTCGCTAAAGACGCTATTGCTGCCGGTCCTGCTAAAGGGTACATCAAAGAAGGTGATGAGCGCATTGTTGCCCACACCAAATTAATTGGCGGCGGTCAAGAAGATTCTGTGACTTTCAAAACCGAAGGTTTGGAAGCCGGTACCGAATACGAATTCTTCTGCAGCTTCCCCGGTCACTATGCTGTGATGAAAGGCGGCATTACTGTCAGCGAGTAA
- a CDS encoding MBL fold metallo-hydrolase: MNILEAQAPQQHKRRFPTAKRAPLHPLGTCRAMAQLIFLPQRYRPPEALPMSSPNWADFLAPNPQAQFIWFGHSSLLAQMQGQKIFFDPVFARYASPIPIMAKRFQAAPAPLKALPPMDWIIISHNHYDHLDRHAIGFFARQKQCRFAVPLGLGKWLAQCSVSKARIQELDWWQFLDVSDAVRLHALPSLHYSGRHLFDGNRSLCCSYALCDAQEKFYFSGDSFYGGGAHFAAIGQKFGGFDVAFIENGQYHAAWRDNHMQPQDSVKAALDLQARRLMPIHWGAYALSPHAWNAPVIASSAEAQRAGVDMLTPLIGEIFSAHSPSRSWWRDKE, encoded by the coding sequence ATGAACATCCTAGAAGCGCAAGCGCCTCAACAGCACAAACGGCGTTTCCCGACGGCTAAACGAGCACCGCTGCATCCGCTCGGCACTTGTCGGGCAATGGCGCAGTTGATTTTTTTGCCGCAACGCTACCGCCCGCCCGAGGCGCTGCCCATGTCTTCGCCGAATTGGGCGGATTTTCTTGCACCCAATCCGCAGGCGCAATTCATTTGGTTCGGACATTCCAGCCTTTTGGCGCAGATGCAAGGACAAAAGATTTTCTTTGACCCGGTTTTTGCCCGCTATGCCTCGCCGATTCCGATAATGGCGAAACGTTTTCAGGCAGCGCCTGCGCCGCTAAAAGCCCTGCCGCCAATGGATTGGATTATCATCAGCCACAATCATTATGACCATCTTGACCGCCACGCTATAGGTTTTTTTGCCCGCCAAAAGCAGTGTCGATTTGCCGTACCGCTGGGTTTGGGAAAATGGTTGGCGCAATGCAGCGTTTCCAAAGCACGCATACAGGAGCTGGATTGGTGGCAGTTTTTAGATGTATCTGACGCAGTGCGCCTGCATGCCCTGCCCAGTCTGCATTATTCGGGGCGGCATCTGTTTGACGGCAACCGCTCGCTGTGTTGTAGCTATGCATTGTGCGATGCACAGGAAAAATTCTATTTTTCCGGCGACAGTTTCTACGGCGGCGGCGCGCATTTCGCCGCAATCGGGCAAAAATTCGGCGGCTTCGATGTGGCTTTTATTGAAAACGGACAATATCACGCGGCTTGGCGCGACAATCATATGCAGCCGCAAGACAGCGTCAAAGCGGCACTTGACCTGCAAGCCCGCCGCTTGATGCCGATACATTGGGGCGCTTACGCCTTATCGCCGCATGCTTGGAACGCCCCTGTAATCGCCAGCAGCGCAGAAGCGCAGAGAGCAGGCGTGGATATGCTGACGCCGCTGATAGGCGAGATTTTTTCCGCCCACAGTCCTAGTCGCTCATGGTGGCGCGATAAAGAGTAA
- a CDS encoding lipid A deacylase LpxR family protein, translated as MKNPMIFAWLFSFSGLIWAQTASPLFSVTPTPAPVPEGRPSNIAAEIPADILRENERFFTISSENDLFGSGRDRDYTNGIRLTYFDVGRDQPALIHWLDRVLPMFQVNKTTTSYYSLGQNIYTPHDISAADVIEGDRPYAGFLYGSIGVSTAVDNYIDDVELTLGMVGPSALGKQVQTEYHKLIDAEKPAGWAHQISDEPVAMLSWERTYPGLWRSKIGDSLYTRFNPHFGVTLGTVYTYANAGFSLDLMPQDMPWQTRPMRVRPAISGSGFFETPESGHSWMLFAGFDARAVARNIFLDGNTFKDSYSVKKEPIVYDAEIGAAYTYQRLRLSYTFNWRSKEFKSPHSKESTFGSISLNYRF; from the coding sequence ATGAAAAACCCGATGATTTTTGCATGGCTGTTCTCGTTTTCTGGTCTGATTTGGGCGCAGACGGCAAGTCCTTTATTCTCTGTTACGCCGACTCCGGCACCCGTACCGGAAGGCAGACCCAGCAATATCGCGGCGGAGATTCCGGCGGATATTTTGCGTGAGAACGAGCGTTTTTTCACGATTAGCTCGGAAAACGATTTGTTCGGATCCGGACGCGACCGCGATTATACCAACGGCATCCGTTTGACGTATTTTGATGTAGGGCGCGATCAGCCTGCCTTAATTCATTGGCTGGACAGGGTATTGCCGATGTTCCAAGTCAATAAAACCACGACCAGCTATTATTCGCTGGGGCAAAATATTTATACGCCGCATGATATTTCGGCGGCGGATGTGATTGAGGGCGACCGCCCTTATGCCGGCTTTTTATACGGCTCGATCGGCGTGAGCACGGCGGTGGATAATTATATTGATGATGTTGAATTGACGCTGGGCATGGTCGGTCCTTCTGCTTTGGGCAAGCAGGTGCAGACGGAGTATCATAAACTGATTGATGCGGAAAAACCCGCGGGCTGGGCGCATCAGATTTCTGACGAGCCTGTGGCGATGCTGTCTTGGGAGCGTACTTATCCGGGACTGTGGCGCAGCAAAATCGGCGATAGCCTGTACACCCGCTTTAATCCGCATTTCGGCGTCACTTTGGGAACGGTGTACACCTATGCTAATGCGGGATTCAGTCTGGATTTGATGCCGCAGGATATGCCTTGGCAGACCCGTCCTATGCGCGTGCGTCCCGCCATTTCGGGCAGCGGATTTTTTGAAACGCCGGAGAGCGGACATTCTTGGATGCTGTTTGCCGGCTTTGACGCCCGAGCGGTGGCACGCAATATCTTCCTTGACGGCAACACCTTTAAAGACAGCTATAGCGTGAAAAAAGAACCGATTGTCTATGATGCGGAAATCGGCGCGGCCTATACTTATCAGCGCCTGCGCTTAAGCTATACCTTTAACTGGCGCAGCAAAGAATTCAAATCCCCGCACAGCAAAGAATCGACCTTCGGCTCGATTTCCTTGAATTACCGCTTTTAA
- a CDS encoding endonuclease/exonuclease/phosphatase family protein has translation MRILSYNIQAAIHSNSYLSYSYQWPRQLLPTPAKKRNLERIAEFLRDFDVVCLQEIELGGLRNGFKSQHAQLLELTDFPYDAVQTNRRVGQLSLHGNLILSRYPLNIILDSPLPSQIKGRGVLAASIDLNAQDTLIIANTHLSLGKLDQHRQLRFIRTRLQNHDNILICGDLNCRPDSSALRVLTEHGYRLLGRQQASFPSWKPQKALDHALFNSRLAADAQILPFRASDHLPLAITIHHE, from the coding sequence ATGCGCATTTTAAGCTACAACATCCAAGCCGCGATTCATTCGAACAGCTACCTCAGCTACAGCTACCAATGGCCACGGCAACTCCTGCCCACTCCCGCCAAAAAGCGCAATCTTGAGCGGATTGCCGAATTTCTGCGCGATTTCGATGTCGTCTGCCTACAGGAAATCGAACTGGGCGGACTGCGCAACGGCTTTAAAAGCCAGCATGCACAATTGCTGGAACTGACCGATTTTCCCTATGATGCGGTGCAAACCAACCGCCGCGTCGGACAACTGTCCCTGCACGGCAATCTCATTCTCAGCCGCTACCCCCTCAACATCATCCTAGACAGCCCTCTGCCCTCGCAAATCAAAGGACGCGGCGTATTGGCGGCAAGCATCGACCTGAACGCCCAAGACACGCTTATAATTGCCAACACCCATTTAAGCCTCGGCAAACTCGACCAACACCGCCAATTGCGTTTTATCCGCACCCGATTGCAAAACCATGACAACATTCTGATTTGCGGCGATTTGAATTGCCGCCCCGACAGCAGCGCGCTGCGCGTTCTGACCGAACACGGCTACCGCCTGCTCGGCAGACAGCAAGCCAGCTTTCCCAGCTGGAAACCGCAGAAAGCCCTCGACCATGCGCTCTTTAACAGCCGCTTGGCAGCCGATGCGCAAATCCTGCCCTTTCGCGCCTCCGACCACCTTCCCCTAGCCATCACCATCCACCATGAATAG